The genome window TGAACATCAACTAAAACCTATTGCAATGGCTGAATTTTGGTGGGGACAATCGCCAAAATCGGAAATTCGCAAACACAAACAATTTTATCCTGCTTGTAAAAGTAAATGCGAACCTATCTTGTTATCGCATATGTTGAAAGGTTTGGACATGGAAGCCAATCCATTTCAAGAAAATCCAGCAGAAGGAAAAGAAATTGAAATTGTTTACGAAGATGACATTTTACTGGTAGTTAACAAACCTGAAGAATTTCTTTCGGTTCCTGGAAAAATGATTTCAGATTCGGTTTACCAAAGAATAAAAGAATTGTATCCAAATGCAACTGGTCCTTTAATTGTACATCGTTTAGACATGTCAACTTCAGGATTAATCTTAATTGCAAAAAACGAAGAAACGTATGTAAAACTGCAAAGTCAATTTATAAAACGTACTATAAAAAAACGTTATGTTGCGTTACTTGATGGAGTTCTAAAAGAAAAAGAGGGAATAATTGACTTACCACTTCGTGTGGATTTAGATGATAGACCACGACAGTTGGTTTGCTACGAAAATGGAAAACCTGCTCAAACCAAATGGGAAGTTATTGAAGTAAAAAACAATCAAACATTGGTTTACTTCTACCCGATTACAGGAAGAACACATCAATTACGCGTTCATGCTTCTCACGAATTGGGTTTAAAAACACCTATTGTTGGTGATGATTTGTACGGAACAAAAGCAAATCGTTTGCATTTACACGCAGAACAACTCATGTTTACACATCCAGAAACTAAAGAAGAACTCACAATAAAAGTGGAAGCTAATTTTTAAAAATTCTTATTTAATGTAACTTTTTTTAGAATCTAAACTCTTATATTTAGATTTTGAAAATAAGCCTCATGAAAAACAGTTTTTTAGTTGTCCTTACTCTGATTGGAATCCAACAAATTAATGCTCAATTTACTCGTCGTGATTCGCTTCAAGGTGGTTTACGAGTTGAAAGAACATCATACGATGTAAAACGTTATAATTTAAACATAACAATAAACCCAGAACAAAAAAGTATTAAAGGATTTAATGAAATTTCATTTGAAATTCTTGCTCCAATTCAAAAAATTCAATTGGATTTGTTTGAAAATATGAAAGTAGATTCAATTGTTTGGAACAAGAAAAAATTGAATTATACTCGTGATAACGATGCTGTATTCATTGATTTTCCTGAAAAATTGACTTTAAAATCAAATCATAAATTAAAATTTTATTATTCTGGTAATCCTACAATTGCAAAAAATGCACCTTGGGATGGTGGATTTGTTTTTTCAAAAGATAGTGCTGGAAAAGATTTTATTGCAGTGGCTGTTCAAGGTACTGGAGCAAGTTTATGGTATCCTGTAAAAGATTCACAAAGTGACGAACCAGATAATGGTGCTTCAATTAAAGTAGCTGTTCCGAACGGATTAATGAATGTTTCTAACGGACGATTTTTAGGTTCTCAAGATTTAAAAAATGGTTATACACGTTGGGATTGGGAAGTTAAAAATCCTATTAACAATTATACGATTACGGTAAATATTGCTGACTATGTTCATATTCAAGATAAAATGCCTGATTTAGATTTGGATTATTATGTTTTGAGAGAAAACGAAGCTAAAGCGCGTGAACATTTTGCAGAAGTAAAGCCGATGATGGAATGTTTTCAATCGAAGTTTGGAAGATATCCTTTTTGGGAAGATGGTTACAAATTAGTTGAAACTCCTTATTTAGGAATGGAACATCAAAGTGCTGTAGCTTATGGTAATAAGTACAAAAAAGGATACAGGGGATTTGACCTTTCTGGAACTGGTGTAGGAATGTTTTTCGATTATATCACAATTCATGAAACAGGTCATGAATGGTTTGGAAATAGCATAACAAGTATGGATATTGCTGACATGTGGATTCATGAAGGCTTTACAACGTATTCAGAAACAGTTTTTATTGAATGTATAAAAGGTTATGATGATGCCATGAAATACATCAACGGTCAATCTAGAAATGTTAGAAACGATCGTCCTATTATTGGACAATATGGTGTAAATAATGAAGGTTCTGGAGATATGTATTACAAAGGTTCATTACTTTTAAACACATTACGACACATTATTGCTGATGATGAAAAATGGTGGCAAATCATCTACGACTACTCTGAAACTTTCAAGAAGAAAATTATTACATCAGATACTGTCATAGATTATTTTAACAAAGAAAGTGGCTTAAATTTAACACCTATTTTCAGACAGTATTTATACACCAATCAAGTACCTTATTTTATGTACAAAATTAAAGGTGATAATTTATATTATTCTTGGGATAACGTTAATGAAGATTTCAATATGCCTATAGACATTGAGTTTGATGGCGAAAAGATAAGATTACAACCAACAGTAAAAGAGCAAAAAATCAAACTAAAAAAGCTGGATAAAAAGAATTTTAAAGTTTTTAGCAACCAGTTTTTTGTTAAAATTAAAGAAGGTAATTAACCTTCTTTTTTTTATTAATTTTAGGTTTTAATTAACTTGGATTTTAACCATAACATGTTAATTTTTAGTAAATTAGCATCGTATAATTTAAATCCGTTTATTTATGGCTACAATTAGAGAACTGAATAAATGGGCTAATGCAAATACATGCCTTACCATTGATGTTTTAAGAATTGTTTTAGGTGCTTTTTTGTTCTTTAAAGGAGTTTCTTTTATAGTAGATAAAAAATATCTTCATGAAATTCTTAATTCTGTTGGAAGTTTTGGTAGTGAAATGGTCGTCATTCACTACGTTGCAATGGCACATATGGCGGGAGGAGTAATGATAATCATTGGCTTCTTAACCAGATGGTCTATTTGGGTACAGCTACCCATATTATTAGGAGCTTTTTTGATAAACTTTGTTGGGGTTTTCAATCCTACAGATTTTATTCAATCGTTACTAGCGTTTGCTGCTAGTGTTTTCTTTATCTTTTTTGGAAGCGGAAAACATTCAGCAGATTACTATTTAAAAATGGAAGAATAAACTACTCTAAGGTTGTACAATTACACAATAAGCTAATATAATACCCGCTTTAATCTTCATAATCCATTCAATAAGGTACTATATTAATTTGTTAATTATACAACCTTTATTTTTTCTAATGTTTTATTTCGATTAATCTTTTTAGTATCCGTTTCAACAAACTCTGAAACAAATACAACTTCTTTAGGCTTTTCAAACTTTTCTAAAGAATTAAATATTTCCAAATCAATCTCTTTTGATTCACCTTCTATTACTAATACTACTTTAGTTCCTAAAACTGCATCTGGAAAACCAGTAATAAAAAATCGATTTGAAATTCTTGAAGCTAACTTGGTTTCAATTTGTTCCGGAAATAATTTTATGCCACCACTATTTATCACATTGTCATAACGTCCGAGCCATTTGAATTGCTTTTCATTTAAAATCGCTACAATATCATTTGTTATCACTTTTTCATCTGAAATACTTGGTGCCTCTATAACCAAACAATTTCTATCATCATTTGAAATACTAACGTGCTCTAATATATTAAAATACTCCTCACCTATTTTTTTTGCAGCAATATGCGTTATGGTTTCGGTCATTCCATACGTTTCATAAATTTCAGAATTAACTTCTTTAAGTTTCGAAGCCAAATCATCTGAAACTTTAGCACCACCAATGATTATTTTTTTAAATTGATTTAATTTTTCTAAGCTGTTTTCAGCTTGTAAAGGCACAATTGCACCAAAATCATATGTTTGATGCGCAAACAAACTATCTAAATGAGAAGTCGGTTCAATGATATCCAATTCTAAACCAATTATCATTGCTCGTACAATCATCATTTTTCCAGCAATATAACGTGGAGGTAAACACAGTAAAGCTTTATCCTGAGGATGTAAATTGAAAAAATTACCTGTTGCTATTGCCGAATGCACCATGGCTTGCTTTTTTATGGCAATTCGTTTTGGAACTCCTGTTGTTCCAGAAGTGGTTACAGTAATTATTTCTTTATCATCTAACCAATCCAACAAAAAAACACCTAAATCTTTTTCATGCTCTTTTCCTTCTTTGATTGAAGTGTAAGCCAATTGAAAAAGAGCTTCTTTATCAAAGTGAAAACCGTTAATTTTAAATCGATTGTGAACGTTTTTATAATGAGGAATCATTGTTGTTTTTTTCTAATTCATTAATTACTGTTAATTTCCCAAATAGTTTTTCTTTCCAATTTGTCCATTTGTAAACTTTAGAAAAAATTAAAAGAATTAGAGGAAAAATAACAAATACTGGTGTTAAAACATCAAAACCAGCAGAAGGTTCTGACATGTCTTTTAAAACTGAGTTTGTTTGAAAAGCAGTCCAATCAGCAGTTACAAGTAATGCACCAACTAAGTTATTTGCAGCATGAAACCCAAGAGCCAATTCTAATCCTTCATCCATTAATGTCATAATTCCTAAGAAAAAACCAGTTCCAATGTAATATATCATAATAATGTAACCTATTTTCCCAACTTCAGGATTTGCAATATGCATTAATCCAAACAAAACCGAAGTTACAAGTAAAGGAACAAATCTATTATTAGTAGCTAGTCCTAATCCTTGCATCATGTGAGCTCTAAAAAGATATTCTTCAAAACTGGTTTGCATCGGAATTAAAATTATCGCCAGAATTAAGAAAATAAAAAATCTTTCAGGTTTAAAATTCCAAACAAAATTTTCTGGTTGGGTATAATAAAGTGCTAAAATCATTAAGGAAGTTATACTTCCCCATAGAAAAAAAGAGAAAAAAATGCGTTTCCAATCAATCTTTAATCTAGAAGTAGTTAAACTAGTTATTGAAACTCCTTGAATAAACTTTGACCAAAAAAGAACGATTAATAAACCAAAAGCCAATGGACCAACTAACATTACAAAAGTTAAATTTACACCTAACATTTTAATAGTCTGCTGAATAACTTCATTTGTATCTACTCCATCAGATAAAACAAAATTGGAAGCCATCAATAAAATAAACCCCAATGGAATCGGCAAGTAAGAGAATAAATTAATTCTTTTCGATTTTAATTGCTCTATGTACATGTTTTTTAAAGTTCTTAAGTTTGCTACTAAAGTACTATTTTTTATTCCTTTGTAAAAAATAAAAATATGATAACTATTTACCATAATCCGAGATGTACAAAATCTAGAGAAGGTTTGTGCGAAATTGAACTATTAAATCGTCCATTTGAAATTAGAAAATATCTTGATGAACCTTTTACAAAAGAGGAGTTAATAGATGTTATCAAAAAATTAAACATTAAACCAATTGAGCTTGTTCGTACAAAAGAAAGTATTTGGGTTGAAAAATATAAAGGGAAAGAACTTAGTGATGCTCAAATTATTGAAGCAATGCTCGAAAATCCTAAATTAATAGAGCGTCCTATAATTGTAAATGGTGATAAAGCTGTTATTGCAAGACCAAAAGAAAAGATTAACGAAGTCATTTAATACTTTAACAAAGATTTAGCATTTAACGGCTAAACCAAAAGTTACTTTTGCAGTCTTATTTGCAAAAAAACATTTATGACCAAGAAAATTTTTATTGTTGCACTAACTTTATTTCTAAGTTTAACAGCATTTGCACAAAGACCAGAAGGAAAAAAAATTACTATTTCTGGGAAAGTAATTGAAAAAGGAACCGATCTTCCTTTAGAATATGCCACTATTGTATTCGAAAACGCTATTACAAAACAACTTTCTGGAGGAATTACTGATGAAAACGGTAACTTCAAATTTGAAATAACAGCTGGTAATTATAATGCTCGTGCTGAATTTATTTCTTTTAAGAAT of Flavobacterium channae contains these proteins:
- the arsC gene encoding arsenate reductase (glutaredoxin) (This arsenate reductase requires both glutathione and glutaredoxin to convert arsenate to arsenite, after which the efflux transporter formed by ArsA and ArsB can extrude the arsenite from the cell, providing resistance.), translated to MITIYHNPRCTKSREGLCEIELLNRPFEIRKYLDEPFTKEELIDVIKKLNIKPIELVRTKESIWVEKYKGKELSDAQIIEAMLENPKLIERPIIVNGDKAVIARPKEKINEVI
- a CDS encoding CPBP family intramembrane glutamic endopeptidase, with product MYIEQLKSKRINLFSYLPIPLGFILLMASNFVLSDGVDTNEVIQQTIKMLGVNLTFVMLVGPLAFGLLIVLFWSKFIQGVSITSLTTSRLKIDWKRIFFSFFLWGSITSLMILALYYTQPENFVWNFKPERFFIFLILAIILIPMQTSFEEYLFRAHMMQGLGLATNNRFVPLLVTSVLFGLMHIANPEVGKIGYIIMIYYIGTGFFLGIMTLMDEGLELALGFHAANNLVGALLVTADWTAFQTNSVLKDMSEPSAGFDVLTPVFVIFPLILLIFSKVYKWTNWKEKLFGKLTVINELEKNNNDSSL
- a CDS encoding AMP-binding protein, which encodes MIPHYKNVHNRFKINGFHFDKEALFQLAYTSIKEGKEHEKDLGVFLLDWLDDKEIITVTTSGTTGVPKRIAIKKQAMVHSAIATGNFFNLHPQDKALLCLPPRYIAGKMMIVRAMIIGLELDIIEPTSHLDSLFAHQTYDFGAIVPLQAENSLEKLNQFKKIIIGGAKVSDDLASKLKEVNSEIYETYGMTETITHIAAKKIGEEYFNILEHVSISNDDRNCLVIEAPSISDEKVITNDIVAILNEKQFKWLGRYDNVINSGGIKLFPEQIETKLASRISNRFFITGFPDAVLGTKVVLVIEGESKEIDLEIFNSLEKFEKPKEVVFVSEFVETDTKKINRNKTLEKIKVV
- a CDS encoding DoxX family protein — its product is MATIRELNKWANANTCLTIDVLRIVLGAFLFFKGVSFIVDKKYLHEILNSVGSFGSEMVVIHYVAMAHMAGGVMIIIGFLTRWSIWVQLPILLGAFLINFVGVFNPTDFIQSLLAFAASVFFIFFGSGKHSADYYLKMEE
- a CDS encoding M1 family metallopeptidase gives rise to the protein MKNSFLVVLTLIGIQQINAQFTRRDSLQGGLRVERTSYDVKRYNLNITINPEQKSIKGFNEISFEILAPIQKIQLDLFENMKVDSIVWNKKKLNYTRDNDAVFIDFPEKLTLKSNHKLKFYYSGNPTIAKNAPWDGGFVFSKDSAGKDFIAVAVQGTGASLWYPVKDSQSDEPDNGASIKVAVPNGLMNVSNGRFLGSQDLKNGYTRWDWEVKNPINNYTITVNIADYVHIQDKMPDLDLDYYVLRENEAKAREHFAEVKPMMECFQSKFGRYPFWEDGYKLVETPYLGMEHQSAVAYGNKYKKGYRGFDLSGTGVGMFFDYITIHETGHEWFGNSITSMDIADMWIHEGFTTYSETVFIECIKGYDDAMKYINGQSRNVRNDRPIIGQYGVNNEGSGDMYYKGSLLLNTLRHIIADDEKWWQIIYDYSETFKKKIITSDTVIDYFNKESGLNLTPIFRQYLYTNQVPYFMYKIKGDNLYYSWDNVNEDFNMPIDIEFDGEKIRLQPTVKEQKIKLKKLDKKNFKVFSNQFFVKIKEGN